The following proteins are encoded in a genomic region of Mycoplasmopsis columbinasalis:
- a CDS encoding toprim domain-containing protein yields the protein MTAELSILTKLQTKLTALPGITKKQAEKIITHLLKTAKSEIEELVTSLKEVKASVDFCPKCNFLRHNESCLNCDQVHNPKIIVTESIAAVQKLKQMDFFDGYFYVLPTLFTNKTKPIKESEKETQHLINFLLFKEIQDVIIVLSPTIDGEITTYRLMELLSEANFKVSRAAIGMPVNSNLDYLDTFTIKQAIENRTK from the coding sequence ATGACGGCGGAACTCAGCATTCTAACGAAGTTACAAACTAAGCTTACAGCCTTACCAGGCATTACTAAAAAACAAGCAGAAAAAATCATTACTCACCTTTTGAAAACCGCCAAAAGTGAAATTGAGGAGTTGGTTACTAGCTTAAAAGAAGTAAAAGCAAGCGTTGACTTTTGTCCTAAATGTAACTTTTTACGTCACAATGAAAGTTGTTTGAACTGCGACCAAGTGCACAACCCCAAAATTATTGTCACTGAAAGTATCGCAGCTGTACAAAAACTCAAACAAATGGATTTTTTTGATGGTTATTTTTATGTGTTACCAACATTATTCACAAATAAAACTAAACCAATTAAGGAATCTGAAAAAGAAACTCAACATTTAATAAATTTTCTTCTTTTTAAGGAAATCCAAGATGTCATTATCGTGCTAAGTCCTACAATTGATGGAGAGATTACAACTTATCGTCTGATGGAACTACTTAGTGAAGCAAATTTCAAAGTTTCACGTGCAGCTATCGGCATGCCAGTTAATTCTAATCTTGATTACTTAGACACTTTTACCATAAAGCAAGCAATCGAAAATCGTACAAAATAA
- the secA gene encoding preprotein translocase subunit SecA, producing the protein MKIAERVLRKVNQYEPLIAKLSDEDLKNKTAQFKARLAAGETLEKIRPEAFAVCREATKRVLNKRPFDVQILGGALLDLSSIAEMKTGEGKTITSIAPVYLNALSGKGAIVSTVNEYLTERDATEMGQVFNFLGLTVGINKAQMSPADKRKAYACDITYSVHSELGFDYLRDNMVTNMAEKVQRGLHFCLIDEADSILIDEAKTPLIISGGEGNDTKLYFQADQFVRILNKDDYEIDEESKAISLTHNGIKKANNYFKVDNLYDIANSEIVHRMQNALRAHKIMKNNVEYIVREGKIELVDAFTGRIMEGRAYSEGLQQALQAKEMVQIEPETKTLATITYQNFFRMFNKLCGMTGTAKTEEQEFIDIYNMRVNQVPTNRPLIRKDYEDAIFSSYKAKWEAVTAKVKELYLKGQPVLIGTAQIEDSEILHEYLKRALIPHTVLNAKQNASEAEIISRAGQVKAVTIATNMAGRGTDIKPSKEAIELGGLYVIGTDRAESRRIDNQLRGRSGRQGDPGASKFFVSLDDQLMQRFANYEEFKASYAKEGDKEITNKNLLFAFKHAQKKIEGFNYDSRKSVLHYDDVIRQQRDLFYAQRDLILVNDDVSFIIKKMATNVASQLAKFSQFRHRNGSVNYNALLTFVNEKFLKLFPDYLITPKELKKVHDNDINEFLAAKFATVFELWHTNAVKLLGFDSAIYKEKGLVLSIADNYWQNHIDLMDKLRSNINLVQYAQKNPYQIYTDEGTKYFYKMLDNIAYDVVHNLFNDATGRVSLIPEEILRDPLFQQISNILIRDPNRSIEEHEQQILAMFNDMRTVTQNAQAAQEVSQEVQTVKVENAGVADLVINDLSQELIKTQHELDAEVKLSETVNPEVSFAPQTEPKPEVTVERIILQDSAKQNIEPLEETPQVELETPNQQPATETPVVKKPKPKFNANPFGFVYDDKK; encoded by the coding sequence ATGAAAATCGCAGAGCGTGTGTTACGCAAGGTGAATCAATATGAACCTTTAATTGCTAAGTTAAGTGACGAAGACTTAAAAAATAAAACCGCACAATTCAAAGCGCGTTTGGCCGCAGGCGAAACTTTAGAAAAAATTCGCCCTGAAGCTTTTGCTGTTTGCCGGGAAGCAACCAAACGGGTGTTGAACAAAAGACCTTTCGACGTGCAAATTTTGGGTGGTGCCTTGCTTGACCTTAGTTCCATTGCCGAGATGAAAACTGGGGAAGGAAAAACAATTACTTCGATTGCACCTGTGTATTTAAATGCACTTAGTGGTAAGGGTGCAATTGTTTCAACTGTGAACGAATATTTAACCGAACGGGACGCTACTGAAATGGGGCAAGTCTTTAACTTTTTGGGCTTGACTGTTGGGATCAACAAAGCACAAATGAGTCCAGCTGACAAGCGCAAGGCGTATGCCTGTGACATTACTTACTCAGTACACTCGGAACTTGGTTTTGACTACTTACGTGACAATATGGTTACTAATATGGCCGAGAAAGTTCAACGTGGTCTCCATTTTTGTTTAATTGACGAAGCCGACTCAATTCTCATCGACGAAGCTAAAACACCTTTAATTATTTCTGGTGGTGAAGGTAATGACACCAAACTTTACTTTCAAGCTGATCAATTTGTGCGGATTTTAAACAAAGATGACTATGAAATTGACGAAGAATCTAAAGCCATTTCTTTAACTCATAATGGCATCAAGAAAGCCAATAATTATTTTAAAGTTGACAACCTTTATGACATTGCTAATAGTGAAATTGTGCACCGTATGCAAAATGCGTTACGCGCCCACAAAATTATGAAAAACAATGTTGAATACATTGTACGTGAAGGCAAAATTGAACTTGTTGATGCTTTTACTGGCCGGATTATGGAAGGTCGTGCTTACTCAGAAGGGTTGCAACAAGCACTGCAGGCTAAAGAAATGGTGCAAATCGAACCTGAAACTAAAACTTTAGCTACTATTACCTACCAAAACTTTTTCAGAATGTTCAATAAACTCTGTGGCATGACTGGTACTGCCAAAACCGAAGAACAAGAATTTATTGACATTTACAACATGCGTGTTAACCAGGTGCCAACTAACCGTCCTTTAATTCGAAAAGACTACGAAGACGCCATTTTTTCTTCGTACAAAGCTAAGTGAGAAGCTGTCACTGCGAAAGTTAAAGAACTTTACCTCAAAGGTCAACCGGTGCTCATTGGTACTGCCCAAATCGAAGACTCGGAAATTTTGCATGAATACTTGAAACGTGCATTAATTCCTCACACTGTGCTTAACGCTAAACAAAATGCTTCTGAAGCAGAAATTATTTCCCGTGCTGGCCAAGTTAAAGCAGTGACTATTGCTACGAACATGGCTGGTCGTGGTACTGACATCAAACCATCAAAAGAAGCGATTGAACTTGGCGGTTTGTATGTGATTGGTACTGACCGAGCTGAAAGCCGAAGAATTGACAACCAGTTACGTGGTCGTTCGGGACGGCAAGGTGACCCCGGCGCCTCAAAATTCTTTGTTTCGCTTGATGACCAACTAATGCAAAGGTTTGCTAACTACGAAGAATTTAAAGCTTCTTATGCTAAGGAAGGCGACAAGGAAATCACTAACAAAAACTTACTCTTTGCCTTTAAACACGCCCAAAAGAAAATTGAAGGTTTTAACTACGATAGTCGGAAGAGTGTTTTGCACTATGATGATGTCATTCGTCAACAACGTGATTTGTTCTACGCACAAAGAGATTTAATCTTAGTTAATGATGATGTTTCCTTTATTATTAAGAAAATGGCTACAAACGTAGCTAGTCAGTTGGCTAAATTTAGTCAATTCCGTCACCGGAACGGAAGTGTGAATTATAATGCTTTGCTTACGTTTGTAAACGAAAAGTTTCTCAAATTATTCCCTGATTATTTAATTACGCCAAAAGAACTCAAAAAAGTTCACGATAACGACATTAATGAATTTTTGGCCGCTAAATTTGCTACTGTTTTTGAACTTTGACACACCAACGCGGTGAAATTATTAGGTTTTGACTCGGCGATTTATAAAGAAAAAGGGTTAGTCCTTAGTATTGCGGATAACTACTGACAAAACCACATCGATTTAATGGATAAACTTAGATCTAACATTAACTTAGTGCAGTACGCACAAAAAAATCCTTACCAAATTTACACCGACGAAGGTACTAAGTACTTTTACAAAATGCTTGATAACATCGCTTATGATGTAGTTCATAATCTCTTTAACGATGCTACAGGTCGTGTCAGTTTGATTCCAGAAGAAATTTTACGTGATCCTTTGTTCCAACAAATTTCCAACATTTTAATTCGTGACCCTAACCGCAGCATTGAAGAACACGAGCAACAAATTTTAGCAATGTTTAACGATATGCGTACTGTGACACAAAATGCACAAGCAGCGCAAGAAGTATCACAAGAAGTACAAACTGTAAAAGTTGAAAATGCCGGAGTTGCTGACTTAGTAATTAATGATCTAAGTCAAGAACTAATCAAAACACAACACGAGTTAGATGCTGAAGTTAAACTAAGTGAAACGGTTAATCCAGAGGTTAGTTTTGCGCCGCAAACTGAACCAAAACCAGAAGTAACCGTGGAACGAATCATTCTACAAGATAGTGCTAAACAAAACATTGAGCCTTTAGAAGAAACTCCACAAGTAGAACTAGAAACACCTAACCAACAACCAGCAACTGAAACTCCAGTAGTGAAAAAACCAAAACCTAAATTTAATGCGAATCCATTTGGTTTTGTTTACGACGACAAAAAATAA
- the rsmI gene encoding 16S rRNA (cytidine(1402)-2'-O)-methyltransferase — MSKIYLVGTPIGNLQDITLRALDTLRRVDVIACEDTRQTQKLLQQFELKKKLIAYHKDNEKNSAQGILNLVLNQNLSVALVSDAGMPLISDPGFELIKQAREQNVPVEIIPGVSACVTALALSGFAATFTFWGFPKEKSEARLKQIQALDTQHAHIFYVAPHKLMKFLSELDQVWGAEAEVFLAKELTKVFETHFCGAAKNILLELAQRETIKGEFTLVVKLNVPKRTKVNKYEQFSKNQTQKN, encoded by the coding sequence ATGAGTAAAATTTACCTTGTTGGCACTCCTATTGGCAATTTACAAGATATCACTTTACGTGCCCTCGACACTTTACGCAGAGTTGATGTGATTGCTTGTGAAGATACACGCCAAACACAAAAGTTGTTACAACAATTTGAACTCAAGAAAAAATTAATCGCCTACCACAAAGATAATGAAAAGAATTCAGCTCAGGGAATTCTTAATCTCGTGTTAAACCAAAATTTATCAGTTGCTTTGGTTAGTGATGCTGGTATGCCACTTATTAGCGACCCTGGTTTCGAATTAATTAAGCAAGCACGCGAACAAAACGTTCCAGTTGAAATTATTCCTGGCGTGAGTGCCTGTGTAACTGCTTTAGCTTTAAGCGGTTTTGCCGCTACTTTTACTTTTTGAGGCTTTCCCAAAGAAAAAAGTGAAGCACGACTGAAACAAATTCAAGCACTAGACACGCAGCATGCTCACATTTTCTATGTCGCACCGCACAAATTAATGAAATTTTTGAGCGAACTAGACCAGGTTTGAGGTGCTGAAGCAGAAGTATTTTTAGCTAAAGAACTAACTAAAGTATTTGAAACACACTTTTGCGGTGCTGCTAAAAATATTTTGCTTGAGTTGGCACAGCGTGAAACAATCAAAGGCGAATTTACGTTAGTAGTTAAATTAAATGTACCAAAACGTACCAAAGTTAATAAGTACGAACAATTTTCTAAAAATCAAACACAAAAAAACTAG
- a CDS encoding lipoprotein 17-related variable surface protein, producing the protein MGRKKLVTLGTIGTILALSGAISVGTYKIVQHQNNKIVENSAAAQLENELQSSTQFENLSISYVPTVVGQKLSDITLNEADVNNFRLFTVHSNGVKSEFTNAHPGFKVSFAFKQSEFYVSLGKARLIITITNEINPSSNKSQLQPVAKTFEWPELFSGFKVETPVTTDLDAFANSLVADPATTVIYNSDDAANFLPSQVMSQKFLFGFKTKNNGFEEFTTVYGDQSGEIMPIFAIDQAKSNDKTGTLVGTVKLRVKTTGYETVPKEFTFEGFKTQASADQDELEQLINTIDHLDYTQNKSKTLVANAKSDLNNFELYAVTSEPWVYPESITVTKTVAEETAVPDGSVAIKVTLSKNGVNAEKIFIINGFRTVLTVEEEALAAELAKFDASKVRVPDSLQAQFASQVPSKFNLNGLDSSLIFTINNTEQSVTQYNYNDNFALHVDLTASQPNDTTGELRGSFYLTNIASGELKSEAKTFVLTGFKTALRAQKEAIVAQTAALDHIEFPLPKNYLNFNALSKNELKELVLNNIKMFDANNNLLARDADLHYELIDFSANPYDTQATFKLKVSYQNFSAQSEPLTIPNLEPYKDYIISQAQKTLAYYQWVPQDNSQPQTHLPSQIIASSTFKSWFAPYQTNGQLVEGISKEISLTLTNFSANDDTGQVDFDVEIKYQGPGEGGEATTFSQLKHFQVSGFAQTNTYYAGLLQSELAKIETSAVNNYDMSATAAAALISNPNQVHNFLTLYQDAAKTTVFEPKTNFELSFEVVTTNDLTGQVQFFVVLSKGNYSAKKLMTLTGLTPLTQTQVQQKLDAELAKISTQARYQGKMPATATRKEFINFSTDVGLVNNQFNTQYQVPAGLELVLVNTSYEQIDNLPVIFFTIQLVDRQANLSSAAKRIRLDEQFGTDETIFNYYSNLNLEGKLDLTSAVELNKLGKLSFLRHIIYYLN; encoded by the coding sequence ATGGGAAGAAAAAAACTTGTAACTCTTGGAACAATCGGAACCATCCTTGCGCTTTCAGGCGCAATTAGTGTTGGTACCTATAAAATAGTGCAACACCAAAACAATAAAATAGTTGAAAACAGCGCTGCTGCACAATTGGAAAATGAATTACAAAGCAGTACTCAATTCGAAAACTTAAGTATTAGTTATGTCCCAACAGTGGTTGGCCAAAAATTAAGTGATATCACTTTAAACGAAGCGGATGTGAATAACTTTCGCCTTTTTACCGTTCACTCAAATGGTGTAAAGAGTGAATTTACAAATGCTCATCCTGGTTTTAAAGTAAGTTTTGCATTCAAACAAAGCGAATTTTATGTTTCACTTGGAAAAGCTAGATTAATTATTACTATTACTAACGAAATCAATCCAAGTTCAAATAAATCACAGTTGCAACCCGTAGCCAAAACTTTTGAATGACCAGAATTGTTTAGCGGTTTTAAAGTTGAGACGCCAGTTACAACTGATTTAGATGCATTTGCAAATAGTTTAGTTGCCGACCCAGCAACTACTGTAATTTATAACAGTGATGACGCTGCTAACTTTTTACCTTCGCAAGTAATGTCGCAAAAATTTCTTTTTGGTTTTAAAACTAAAAACAATGGTTTTGAAGAATTTACCACCGTTTATGGCGATCAGAGTGGTGAAATTATGCCAATTTTTGCCATTGATCAAGCTAAAAGTAACGATAAAACAGGTACATTAGTTGGCACAGTGAAACTAAGAGTTAAAACTACAGGTTATGAAACAGTGCCAAAGGAATTTACCTTTGAAGGTTTTAAAACACAAGCAAGTGCCGATCAAGACGAACTTGAACAATTAATTAACACAATCGATCACTTAGACTACACACAAAATAAGAGCAAAACTTTGGTAGCTAATGCTAAAAGTGATCTTAATAATTTTGAGTTGTATGCTGTAACTAGTGAACCATGAGTTTATCCAGAAAGCATCACAGTTACTAAAACCGTTGCTGAAGAAACTGCTGTTCCTGACGGTAGTGTCGCAATTAAAGTAACATTGAGTAAAAATGGTGTAAATGCAGAAAAAATATTCATTATTAATGGTTTTCGCACTGTTTTAACCGTGGAAGAAGAAGCTTTAGCAGCTGAACTTGCTAAATTTGATGCTTCAAAAGTACGTGTACCCGACTCTTTGCAAGCGCAATTTGCTAGCCAAGTACCTTCAAAATTTAATTTGAATGGTTTAGATTCAAGTTTGATTTTTACTATCAACAACACTGAACAAAGTGTAACGCAATATAACTATAACGATAATTTTGCTCTTCACGTAGATTTAACTGCTTCCCAACCAAATGATACAACTGGTGAATTACGTGGTAGTTTTTACCTTACTAACATAGCTTCAGGTGAACTCAAAAGTGAAGCTAAAACTTTTGTACTAACTGGTTTCAAAACAGCTTTACGTGCACAAAAAGAAGCGATTGTAGCCCAAACTGCAGCGCTTGACCATATTGAATTCCCATTACCAAAAAATTATTTGAACTTTAACGCTTTAAGTAAAAACGAATTAAAAGAATTAGTACTAAATAACATCAAAATGTTTGATGCTAACAACAATTTACTTGCTCGCGATGCTGATTTACACTATGAATTAATTGATTTTAGTGCTAATCCTTATGACACACAAGCTACATTTAAATTAAAAGTTAGTTACCAAAACTTTAGCGCGCAAAGCGAGCCTTTAACTATTCCTAATTTGGAACCATACAAAGACTACATTATAAGTCAAGCCCAAAAGACTTTAGCTTACTACCAATGAGTTCCACAAGATAATTCACAACCACAAACACATTTACCTTCACAAATAATTGCTAGTTCTACTTTCAAAAGTTGATTTGCACCTTACCAAACTAACGGACAGTTGGTCGAAGGTATCAGCAAAGAAATTTCACTCACACTAACTAACTTTAGTGCTAACGATGACACCGGGCAAGTTGACTTTGATGTGGAAATTAAATACCAAGGTCCAGGCGAAGGTGGAGAGGCAACCACATTTAGTCAACTCAAACACTTCCAAGTTAGTGGGTTTGCACAAACCAATACATATTACGCAGGCTTACTACAAAGTGAATTAGCCAAAATTGAAACTAGCGCTGTCAATAATTACGACATGAGCGCTACAGCTGCGGCGGCACTCATTAGCAATCCAAACCAAGTGCACAACTTTTTGACACTTTATCAAGACGCAGCTAAAACAACTGTATTTGAACCTAAAACAAACTTCGAGCTCAGCTTTGAAGTTGTCACCACTAACGATTTAACAGGGCAAGTGCAATTTTTCGTAGTGCTTAGCAAAGGTAACTACAGTGCCAAAAAATTGATGACCTTAACAGGTTTGACTCCGTTAACGCAAACACAAGTGCAACAAAAATTAGATGCTGAACTAGCTAAAATTAGCACACAAGCGCGCTACCAAGGCAAAATGCCTGCTACTGCCACCAGGAAGGAATTTATTAACTTTTCTACAGATGTTGGTTTGGTCAATAACCAATTTAACACCCAATACCAAGTGCCCGCAGGTTTGGAATTAGTATTAGTCAACACTTCCTACGAACAAATTGATAACTTACCGGTGATTTTCTTTACGATCCAGTTAGTTGATCGTCAAGCAAATTTAAGTTCTGCTGCGAAAAGAATTCGTTTAGATGAACAATTTGGTACCGATGAAACTATTTTTAATTACTATTCGAATTTGAATCTGGAAGGTAAACTAGATCTTACTAGTGCAGTTGAACTCAATAAGTTGGGTAAATTAAGTTTTTTACGCCACATAATTTATTATCTAAACTAG
- the tmk gene encoding dTMP kinase yields the protein MFISFEGLDGSGKTTILDRLNQQLTEEYPTLEFVTTREPGGNKVVEAEKIRDIILSKKSRLSPTAEALLYTASRRIHLDQVILPALQKKQIVFCDRYVDSFYAYQGFGRQLGLDFVRSLTNLAIGNIVPDVVFFFDISPEQALSRLNVRKLKSEANRLDEELTNFHKLVYKGYQTLIDENPAHFIKIDATLSADDVFVNVWKKLHNLPAFQQKLKELGYTLK from the coding sequence ATGTTTATTTCTTTTGAAGGCCTTGATGGCAGCGGCAAAACAACCATCTTAGATCGTTTAAACCAGCAATTAACTGAAGAGTATCCCACACTCGAATTTGTTACAACCCGTGAACCTGGCGGCAATAAAGTTGTCGAAGCAGAAAAAATTAGAGACATTATTCTCAGCAAGAAAAGTCGTCTTTCGCCCACCGCAGAAGCTTTGCTCTACACCGCATCACGTCGAATTCATTTAGATCAAGTTATTTTGCCAGCACTTCAAAAGAAACAAATTGTATTTTGTGATCGCTATGTTGATAGTTTTTATGCTTACCAAGGCTTTGGTCGTCAGTTAGGATTAGATTTTGTGCGCTCCTTAACTAATTTAGCAATTGGTAACATTGTACCTGATGTAGTGTTTTTCTTTGATATTTCACCTGAACAAGCATTAAGCAGGTTAAATGTGCGCAAACTAAAAAGCGAAGCCAATCGCTTGGATGAAGAACTCACCAACTTTCACAAACTTGTGTACAAAGGTTATCAAACTTTAATTGATGAAAATCCTGCTCATTTTATTAAAATTGATGCTACTTTATCAGCTGATGATGTGTTTGTTAACGTATGGAAAAAATTGCATAATTTGCCAGCTTTTCAACAAAAACTCAAGGAATTAGGTTACACTCTTAAGTAA
- the dnaX gene encoding DNA polymerase III subunit gamma/tau produces MSYKALYRKYRPTSFSEVMGQDHIVQTLKNAIISNTISHAYLFSGPRGVGKTSVAKIFASVINCSHSDDVTVACGSCLKSLENSLDIIEMDAASNNGVDDIRRLQEKIEHLPSNSRYKIYIIDEVHMLSKGAFNALLKTLEEPPAHVIFILATTNPQKIPLTILSRLQRHNFKKISNKVLMAQIEKVFQAENVKYEPGAIAYIARLAQGAMRDALSISEQAIAYGNGVVKLNDIIFSFGIVAVENLVTIISALHTGDVKSALELFNSLKTDGIDPEQFVESLFGVLEDYLVYQKTYNIELIEYLTEEILSQIQWDSLYVLQALDLVFKLSKDLRNTENPFQLIEICLIKMVGQGTVEVRKNTNLNATMVNKLFTQQTESKTVEHLPNPTPKVERASVPVIAPSVKSEPKQTFANEKFDTNPMSEPETPKFTATPFDMETRPSQKPKVFNDKEQHNNSNKPKKESEIASDLDLFLSKVLTTKPELKSEEKPVTNYASPFDKINEKTYDIDISKELEASKNLSMTVDDILQKSQEFVLETNAIKEDRSFLQNELLSNDNEFNQEDTIVRTTEFDLRDNFVSEPVINKTQSITTNNKLLPSLQNYYNTSFTDYLTAADFDRAFGNSKNTKEISLQIKVLLASQFNQKAYSDLLEVLSNLKLISGGDKHLLFYGDSLTNPAYLEFLKVNAYEEPVQEFLKTNLGSYKHILVASSALKNEIEQAKQRYLEHKKTDTPLDVQPYPEVTFESKRKKATQALFEDLMS; encoded by the coding sequence ATGTCTTACAAAGCACTTTACCGTAAATATCGTCCCACTAGTTTTAGTGAAGTAATGGGCCAAGATCACATTGTGCAAACCCTTAAAAACGCCATCATTTCTAACACAATTTCACACGCTTATCTTTTTAGTGGCCCGCGTGGTGTTGGAAAAACTTCTGTAGCCAAAATTTTTGCCAGTGTAATTAATTGTTCACATAGTGATGATGTCACGGTAGCATGTGGTTCTTGTTTAAAAAGTTTAGAAAATAGTCTCGATATTATCGAAATGGATGCTGCTTCGAATAATGGAGTTGATGACATCCGCAGATTACAAGAAAAAATCGAACATTTACCGTCAAATAGTCGTTACAAAATTTATATTATTGATGAAGTACATATGCTCTCTAAAGGTGCGTTCAATGCGTTGCTTAAAACGCTCGAAGAACCACCTGCACACGTGATTTTTATTTTAGCAACCACTAATCCACAAAAAATTCCACTTACGATTTTGTCAAGATTGCAAAGACATAACTTTAAAAAAATCTCTAATAAAGTTTTAATGGCACAAATTGAAAAAGTTTTTCAAGCTGAAAATGTCAAATACGAACCAGGCGCAATTGCTTACATTGCACGTTTAGCTCAGGGCGCAATGCGCGATGCGCTTTCCATTAGTGAACAAGCAATCGCTTATGGCAATGGTGTGGTGAAATTGAATGATATTATTTTCTCCTTTGGCATAGTTGCAGTTGAAAATTTAGTGACAATAATTTCAGCTTTACATACTGGCGATGTTAAAAGTGCACTTGAATTATTTAATTCCCTTAAAACTGATGGCATTGATCCAGAACAATTTGTTGAAAGTTTATTTGGAGTGCTTGAAGATTACTTGGTTTACCAAAAAACTTATAATATAGAGTTAATTGAATATTTAACAGAAGAAATTCTGTCGCAAATTCAATGAGATAGTTTGTACGTTTTACAAGCACTTGACTTAGTTTTCAAACTTAGCAAAGATCTTCGCAACACAGAAAATCCTTTTCAGTTAATTGAAATTTGTTTAATCAAAATGGTTGGTCAAGGTACAGTTGAGGTAAGAAAAAATACTAATTTAAACGCAACAATGGTAAATAAACTATTTACTCAACAAACTGAATCAAAAACTGTTGAGCACTTACCTAATCCAACACCAAAAGTTGAAAGGGCTTCAGTTCCTGTGATTGCGCCAAGTGTGAAAAGTGAACCAAAACAAACATTTGCTAATGAAAAATTTGATACTAATCCAATGAGTGAACCTGAAACACCAAAATTTACTGCCACTCCGTTTGATATGGAAACTAGACCCTCTCAAAAACCAAAAGTTTTCAATGATAAAGAACAACATAATAATTCAAACAAACCTAAAAAAGAAAGTGAGATCGCATCTGATTTAGATTTATTCTTGAGTAAAGTTTTAACAACTAAACCAGAACTTAAATCAGAAGAAAAACCTGTCACTAATTATGCTTCTCCATTTGACAAAATTAATGAAAAAACCTATGATATAGATATATCTAAAGAATTAGAAGCATCAAAAAATCTCAGTATGACTGTTGATGACATTTTGCAAAAATCACAAGAATTCGTGTTGGAAACGAACGCTATCAAAGAAGATAGAAGTTTTCTACAAAATGAATTACTTTCTAACGATAACGAATTTAACCAAGAAGACACTATTGTACGTACCACTGAATTTGATTTGCGCGACAATTTTGTCAGTGAACCTGTAATTAATAAAACACAGTCAATCACAACTAACAACAAATTGTTACCATCTTTGCAAAATTATTACAACACCAGTTTTACTGATTACTTAACGGCAGCTGACTTCGATCGAGCTTTTGGCAACTCAAAAAATACTAAAGAAATTAGCTTGCAAATAAAAGTTTTACTAGCATCACAGTTTAACCAAAAGGCTTATAGTGATTTACTTGAAGTTCTTAGTAACTTAAAACTTATTTCGGGTGGTGACAAACATTTATTGTTTTATGGTGACTCACTAACCAACCCAGCTTACTTAGAATTTTTAAAAGTCAACGCTTATGAAGAACCTGTGCAAGAATTTTTAAAAACAAATTTAGGTTCTTACAAACACATTTTGGTTGCAAGTTCAGCATTAAAAAATGAAATTGAACAAGCAAAACAACGTTACTTAGAACATAAAAAAACTGACACACCACTTGACGTTCAGCCCTATCCTGAAGTAACATTCGAATCGAAACGTAAAAAAGCAACACAAGCATTATTTGAAGATTTAATGTCATAG
- a CDS encoding YbaB/EbfC family nucleoid-associated protein: protein MDAQQLRKAKKLQQETMAKQETFEKQEFSLEKHGIEIKANGARKILALKIKDSVLFDPEDPETLEDLLILTLNELFENISDEEDKLLPNIPGF, encoded by the coding sequence ATGGATGCACAACAATTAAGAAAAGCAAAAAAATTACAACAAGAAACAATGGCTAAACAAGAGACTTTTGAAAAACAAGAATTTTCACTTGAAAAACACGGCATCGAAATTAAAGCAAATGGTGCTAGAAAAATCCTGGCACTCAAAATTAAAGACTCAGTGTTATTTGATCCCGAAGATCCTGAAACACTTGAAGATCTTTTAATTCTCACCCTTAACGAATTATTCGAAAACATTTCTGACGAAGAAGATAAATTATTACCTAACATTCCCGGTTTCTAA